AGACCAGTTCATAGACGGGATGCGTGCGGAACTGCTTCTGAACGAGCTCCTGCAGCGCCGACTTCGGATCAAGGGCACGGCCCGACTGGCTGAGATTGCGCAGGCGGCTATCAAGCATGCCCACGACAAACTGCCTCGCCTGCTTCATACCGCGATCGATATAGATGGCGGCGACAAAGGCCTCAAAGGCATCGGCAAGATTGGAAGGTCGACGTGAACCGCCGCTTTTACGTTCGCCTTTGCTCATGCGCAGATAAGCGCCGAAACGAAGGGCGCGCGCAGCGCTGGCTAACGACTTTTCTGAGACGGCCGCCGATTTAATGCGCGCCATCTGGCCTTCTGAAAGCTTGTAATCGAGGAAGAGATGCTCGTTAACGATGAAGCCGATGATGGAGTCGCCGAAATACTCCAGTCTCTGGTTATTCATCCGATGCGATCCCGGCTCGTTGGAATAACTGCTGTGAGTCAGAGCAAGGTCATAGAGTCGGTAATCCCGAAACCTGAATTCAAGTCGTCGGGAAAGTTCTTTCAGCTGCTCCAACCTCGCCAGGTCCGGTTGTGGTAAACCGGCTGAAACGTTGGGAACTAACACGGTTTTCTTTTTTCCGTTCTACGGATTTTGGCAAAGGAAAGGCCGATTTTCTTTTACCTACCAACGGTAGAAGAAAGAAAATCGGCCAGAAAAAACAATCAACCTTTGTGCTGCTCGATGTACTTGATTACATCGCCAACAGTCTGGATTTTCTCAGCGTCTTCGTCAGAGATTTCAACGCCAAATTCTTCTTCCAGAGCCATTACCAGCTCAACAGTGTCCAGCGAGTCAGCGCCAAGATCGTCAATGAAATGAGCCTCAGGAGTTACCTCAGCCTCATCAACATTCAGTTGCTCAGCGATGATGCTTTTTACTTTTTCCAGCAGATCAGACATGTGTCCAGTCTCCGTATTAAAATTTACCGGGGTCACCGGTGGTGCTAAATTCATCAGCCCGATCATTTAAGCAAGTGCAAAACCTCGAAAAAAATCAGGCTCAGAAAAAATTAAACTCCCGATGCAGCAGAACTGATATTCACCGAATCCCATTGCATCGGGCTCAAATGAGAACGGATTTCACATACGAAACGCAAAACCCGCGCTATAGAAGCCAGATAACATCGGCCTCTACAACTACGTCATTAACCCGCCGGACGGAATCCGCCGCCGTTGATCTCAAGGATCTGTCCCGTGATGTAGGAAGACATATCTGATACGAGGAAGGCGACGCCGTTGGCGATATCTTCCGGAGTTCCGGCCCGTGAAAGCGGGATGGATTTCAGCATTACTTCCTTAATCTTGTCGGGGATGGCAGCCGTCATGTCGGTGGCGATGAAGCCCGGAGCGATCGCATTGCAGCGAACGCCGCGCATAGCGCCTTCCAGAGCTGCGGATTTCGTGAATCCGATTACGCCCGCCTTCGATGCGGAGTAGTTCGTCTGCCCGAGGTTACCGTTCACGCCGGCAATGGACGACAGATTCACGACGGCGCCGCTGCGAGCCGACATCATATGCTTGAATGCCGCCTTCGTGCAGAGGAACGTTCCCGTCAGGTTGACGGCGATGACCTGATCCCACTGCTCTTTCTTCATACGAAGCATCAGCGTGTCTCTGGTAATACCTGCGTTATTTACAAGGATGTCTACTTTCCCGAATTTCTTCACACAGGCTTCAATCAGCGCTTCGGCCTGGTCTTCCTGGGAAATATCACAGGCATATGCCAGAGTTTCCACTCCGTACTTCGCAGCGATCTCTTCGGCGGACTTCTTCGCCGTTTCTTCGCTGATATCGTTGATCACGACGGCCGCGCCAAGAGACGCCAGCTTCTCGGCGATAGACTTGCCGATTCCACGGGCCGACCCTGTTACAACTGCCGCTTTGCCTTTCAGCTCGATCATACTGAACCTCTTTCAATTGGAGTAGGCCCAGTTTCTCCGCCCCCGGAGAGGGTCAAGCGAGTCCGCAGTGGTGAATTCGTGGGATTTTGAGTGGGGGTTCGGGAAAGGGGGGGCGGCAAGGTTTGCTGGAAGAGAAAGCTCCAGTCGCTGCAAGACCTCGGTCTACAGCCCGACAACTTTTTCTTTATCCTCAATATTCGGCTCCTCACCAAGATCGATTACGAGGACGTTTCCCTTTATTCCGATATCCCGTAGATGGTCTTGCATCTGGCTTGTCGGCAACGTTTTACCTTTCTTACATTCACAAATTGACGTAACAATTTGACCGATATTCTTTCCTTTGGACGAAAGGAGTGGTGAGAGTTCCGCATCAGTCCAGGGTGATGTTTGATTCCGGCTTGAGGAGTTAACGAAAGCATCATCGTGCCAGACACAAGAAGATCCTTCATCGGGAAACAGCTTGTTGGTCCGTAAGGCTCTTCTGAATAAAACATCTCCCAGATAGCGTATCCTGACAAGGCAGCCTGTCTGGCAAGCTGGTCATCAAAGTGCGACCTCCCCCCACTCTTCTGTATTGAATCCCAATAATTGAGATGAGTGCTCAGGCGTGGCCATTTCCCTTCGAATAACCCCACCTTAAAGACGGATTGGTTATGAAAGACAATGCAAC
This region of Leptonema illini DSM 21528 genomic DNA includes:
- the rnc gene encoding ribonuclease III codes for the protein MLVPNVSAGLPQPDLARLEQLKELSRRLEFRFRDYRLYDLALTHSSYSNEPGSHRMNNQRLEYFGDSIIGFIVNEHLFLDYKLSEGQMARIKSAAVSEKSLASAARALRFGAYLRMSKGERKSGGSRRPSNLADAFEAFVAAIYIDRGMKQARQFVVGMLDSRLRNLSQSGRALDPKSALQELVQKQFRTHPVYELVSQEGPDHKREFVYRVVIDSREIARGMGSSRKRAERQAAIRALDLLRE
- the acpP gene encoding acyl carrier protein yields the protein MSDLLEKVKSIIAEQLNVDEAEVTPEAHFIDDLGADSLDTVELVMALEEEFGVEISDEDAEKIQTVGDVIKYIEQHKG
- the fabG gene encoding 3-oxoacyl-ACP reductase FabG yields the protein MIELKGKAAVVTGSARGIGKSIAEKLASLGAAVVINDISEETAKKSAEEIAAKYGVETLAYACDISQEDQAEALIEACVKKFGKVDILVNNAGITRDTLMLRMKKEQWDQVIAVNLTGTFLCTKAAFKHMMSARSGAVVNLSSIAGVNGNLGQTNYSASKAGVIGFTKSAALEGAMRGVRCNAIAPGFIATDMTAAIPDKIKEVMLKSIPLSRAGTPEDIANGVAFLVSDMSSYITGQILEINGGGFRPAG